The genomic interval GGCTTTTATTCTCTGGAATGctttctgctgctcattTGTCTCAAGGTACGATATCCCGACAAGATCACGTTGATCAGAGGCAACCACGAGAGTCGGCAGATCACCACGGTCTACGGCTTCTACGACGAGTGTCTGCGCAAGTACGGCTCGGCCTCTGTGTGGAGACTATGTTGTGGAGTGTTTGACTATCTGTCTCTCAGTGCCCTTGTGGGCGGTCCTGGAGGAGTGTTTTGTGTGCATGGAGGTCTGAGTCCGACAgtcaagcagctggatCACGTGCGACTGATCGATAGAAAGCAGGAGGTGCCTCACGACGGGCCTATGTGTGATTTGTTATGGAGCGATCCAGATGACAGTGTGGAGGATGCAGATGATGAGGCCATGGAGCTCGCTACATCCTGGGGAGTGTCGCCAAGAGGTGCAGGATACCTGTTTGGACCCAACCCCGTGCACGAGTTCAACCAGATCAACAATACGACTCTTATTGCCCGGGCTCATCAACTGGTCATGGAGGGATACAAGGAGATGTTTGACCAGTCGCTGGTCACGGTCTGGAGTGCACCAAATTACTGCTATCGGTGCGGAAACGTGGCGGCGGTGCTGGAAATCACAGATTCCATGGAACGCCAGTACAAGGTCTTCCATGCCAAGGATGCAGATGTGGGTGGAAATGAAGGTATGCCCATGAAAAAGCCTGTTGCGGAGTACTTTTTATGAAGAGACCCACAAATAACGGTCAGGAGTGCATGTCATGAGCGACTGGCCGATTTCACAAGGGTCAGAAATGATGTTCTGCTTCGTTTCATGCTCTTCCACCTCCGTGAAGTCTCTGGAGCATCTGAGGTGGCTCCTTTACCATCGCAGTCTCATCTCAAGCGAGTCAAGCGGGTATACAACATCCAACGTCGCCATCCAATAACTACACATCACTGAAGCGACCCATTGTCCCCGACGACCTCAGCATCAACTAACATGTCCGCAGACACCACATAATCATGTATTATAATGACGAATGATGAACCAATGATGTACAAGTTTTTACGCATTCCAGGATGAATTGTGGTAACTGAGTTCGGCATTGCAATAGATAG from Yarrowia lipolytica chromosome 1F, complete sequence carries:
- a CDS encoding uncharacterized protein (Compare to YALI0F10505g, similar to uniprot|P32345 Saccharomyces cerevisiae YDR075w PPH3 protein ser/thr phosphatase) — protein: MRSKSHCTSQERHTHTRSKMTSIEEAIELLHECKHVPEPLVRQICAKAQEILVEESNVQLVDTPVVICGDIHGQFHDLLTLFAIGGGEPPNAAYLFLGDFVDRGFYSLECFLLLICLKVRYPDKITLIRGNHESRQITTVYGFYDECLRKYGSASVWRLCCGVFDYLSLSALVGGPGGVFCVHGGLSPTVKQLDHVRLIDRKQEVPHDGPMCDLLWSDPDDSVEDADDEAMELATSWGVSPRGAGYLFGPNPVHEFNQINNTTLIARAHQLVMEGYKEMFDQSLVTVWSAPNYCYRCGNVAAVLEITDSMERQYKVFHAKDADVGGNEGMPMKKPVAEYFL